In one Mucilaginibacter ginsenosidivorax genomic region, the following are encoded:
- a CDS encoding GLPGLI family protein, producing the protein MKKLILYTTCLFMLGANTLFAQNKHFTTNGIIEYEKSVNMYAVFQKIIDKDNEAWLQPAFDSYKKTQPQFRKLKSTLAFGNNKTLFTPIEPEAQGNTFFLDNPMVGQNNTVQTDLNTYTSIDQKKVFESVFLVKDSVRKINWKITTETREIAGFTCRRANALVLDSVYVVAFYTDDITVPGGPESFAGLPGMILGLAIPHENVTWFATKVNEIPVDDKALAAPKKGKAVNRKELTATLTDVMKNWGNQSNIYLKAFIL; encoded by the coding sequence ATGAAAAAACTCATTTTATATACAACCTGCTTATTTATGCTTGGGGCCAATACCTTGTTTGCCCAAAACAAGCACTTTACCACCAATGGCATTATTGAATATGAAAAAAGCGTAAACATGTACGCTGTTTTTCAGAAGATAATTGATAAGGATAACGAAGCCTGGCTACAACCTGCCTTTGACTCCTATAAAAAAACGCAACCTCAATTCAGGAAACTGAAAAGCACTTTAGCCTTTGGCAACAACAAAACCCTTTTTACCCCCATTGAGCCCGAAGCCCAGGGCAATACCTTCTTTTTAGATAACCCGATGGTGGGTCAAAACAATACCGTACAAACCGACCTGAATACCTATACCAGCATTGACCAGAAAAAAGTTTTTGAATCGGTATTCCTGGTGAAAGATAGCGTACGCAAAATAAACTGGAAGATTACTACCGAAACCCGCGAAATAGCAGGTTTTACCTGCCGCCGCGCAAACGCGCTGGTACTTGATTCGGTTTATGTGGTAGCTTTTTATACCGATGACATTACAGTACCAGGCGGCCCCGAATCATTTGCCGGCCTGCCGGGCATGATATTAGGACTGGCTATTCCCCATGAAAATGTAACGTGGTTTGCCACCAAAGTAAATGAAATACCGGTTGACGATAAAGCGCTTGCCGCCCCTAAAAAAGGAAAGGCAGTAAATCGGAAAGAGCTAACCGCCACCCTTACCGATGTAATGAAAAACTGGGGCAACCAATCAAACATCTACTTAAAAGCCTTTATCCTTTAA
- a CDS encoding wax synthase family protein gives MINTTVLISLFYFGITNAGVVLLGYAFIKYKMVWQSWVLLIASIFIVHFVCLQANPILRMLAIIATTFTSMKVIAVAQSYKNKKLTLQFNQWLVFAGGWAGMRAEPFENLGQPPLPNAWPMIWFGVSRVIAGGVLILLGRQIVLLPLGAQPVYLLTTAFLLVGLSLILHFGLLCISAGTWRLKGVNTYYLFKQPARAMSLTEFWGKRWNMAFSEMTSITIFRPLRNKIGPGAALMVAFGFSGLLHELALSVPVNSGYGLPMIYFVIQGVMVLLEKVLTDSGAAFLKYPFAARLWTLFWVIAPMPLLFHPQFIRQIVWPMVGLHV, from the coding sequence ATGATTAACACAACGGTGCTAATATCCCTTTTTTATTTCGGCATTACAAACGCCGGCGTTGTACTGTTGGGTTATGCATTTATAAAATATAAAATGGTGTGGCAAAGCTGGGTTTTGCTTATTGCAAGCATCTTTATTGTACACTTTGTATGTTTACAGGCCAACCCCATTTTGCGCATGCTGGCTATCATCGCCACAACCTTTACCTCCATGAAGGTTATTGCCGTTGCCCAGAGTTACAAAAACAAAAAACTTACCCTTCAATTTAATCAATGGCTGGTTTTTGCTGGCGGCTGGGCCGGTATGCGTGCCGAACCTTTTGAAAACCTAGGGCAGCCACCCTTACCCAATGCCTGGCCCATGATTTGGTTTGGTGTGAGTCGGGTAATAGCCGGCGGGGTACTTATTTTGCTGGGGCGCCAAATTGTATTGCTGCCGTTAGGTGCACAGCCGGTCTACCTGTTAACCACTGCTTTTTTGCTGGTAGGGCTAAGCCTTATTCTTCACTTCGGGCTGTTGTGTATTAGTGCAGGTACGTGGCGGTTAAAGGGCGTAAATACCTACTACCTGTTTAAGCAACCTGCCAGGGCCATGAGCCTTACCGAATTTTGGGGCAAACGCTGGAACATGGCCTTTAGCGAAATGACATCCATAACCATCTTTCGCCCATTGCGCAATAAAATAGGGCCGGGGGCCGCGTTAATGGTCGCCTTCGGCTTCTCGGGCCTGTTGCATGAACTGGCGCTTAGCGTGCCCGTAAATAGCGGATATGGTTTACCCATGATATATTTTGTTATCCAGGGAGTTATGGTACTGCTGGAAAAGGTATTGACAGATAGTGGGGCTGCTTTTTTAAAATACCCGTTCGCCGCCCGTTTATGGACTTTGTTTTGGGTGATAGCGCCCATGCCCCTGCTGTTTCACCCGCAGTTTATCAGGCAAATTGTGTGGCCGATGGTTGGGTTGCATGTGTAA
- a CDS encoding glycoside hydrolase family 32 protein: MFKYFIYCLAFSMCSVKVFAQQTPTPQWRPAYHFTPPTGWTNDPNGLIFLDGKYNLYYQHNPFENKWGHMSWGHATSTDLLHWTNLPVAIPEIVTKDTLTYIYSGSAVLDKNNTSGFGKNGKASIVAVFTADQPKQKKESQYIAYSNDDGKSYTQYAGNPVIDLNKKDFRDPNVFWHEPTKQWIMTVAMVDEHMVRIYGSKNLKEWTKLSDFGPAGYTKSGWECPSLLPLTVDGDAANTKWVLFVSCWGEHSPMMQYYVGDFDGTTFKNNNDAGSLFKVDYGDSFYAAIAWRDAPGNKKVLLGWLVNGRKETYPWKGQMSIPHDLSLKTTDEGIRLIQAPSAVVNKTISKEVEGLSLGSHALAGAMSLKNSKTFSRSIWIDVDFQLNEAKKVGFVLARERGTTKKVVVGYDAVKQELFIDCTTAESANKDAINLVQTAPLKPLNGTVKLQVLLDRSSLEIFGNGGEKVISTMIYPGENTTYNTIFSEGKSLVKSLKMWDMSSK, translated from the coding sequence ATGTTTAAATATTTTATTTACTGCCTTGCTTTTTCGATGTGTTCTGTTAAAGTGTTTGCCCAGCAAACACCAACCCCGCAATGGCGGCCTGCATATCACTTTACGCCACCCACCGGCTGGACTAATGACCCTAACGGGCTCATCTTCCTGGACGGAAAATATAACCTATATTACCAGCACAATCCTTTCGAAAATAAATGGGGACATATGAGCTGGGGCCACGCTACCAGTACCGACCTGCTGCACTGGACAAATCTGCCGGTTGCCATTCCCGAAATAGTGACCAAGGATACGTTGACCTACATCTATTCGGGATCGGCGGTGCTGGATAAAAATAATACCAGCGGTTTTGGCAAAAACGGCAAGGCCTCTATAGTTGCCGTTTTTACAGCCGATCAGCCCAAACAGAAAAAAGAATCGCAATATATAGCTTACAGTAATGACGATGGCAAAAGCTATACCCAATACGCTGGCAACCCGGTTATCGATCTGAATAAAAAAGATTTCCGCGACCCCAATGTTTTCTGGCACGAACCAACCAAACAGTGGATTATGACGGTAGCCATGGTTGATGAGCATATGGTAAGAATTTACGGTTCTAAAAACCTGAAGGAGTGGACAAAGCTGAGCGATTTTGGCCCGGCTGGTTACACCAAAAGCGGCTGGGAATGCCCATCGCTGCTGCCTTTAACTGTTGACGGCGATGCAGCCAATACAAAATGGGTGTTGTTTGTATCGTGCTGGGGCGAGCATAGCCCAATGATGCAGTATTATGTTGGCGATTTTGATGGTACAACCTTTAAAAATAACAACGATGCAGGCAGCCTGTTCAAAGTTGATTATGGCGACTCGTTTTATGCCGCTATTGCCTGGCGCGATGCACCTGGCAACAAGAAAGTGCTTTTGGGCTGGCTGGTAAACGGCCGCAAGGAAACCTATCCGTGGAAAGGCCAGATGTCAATCCCCCATGATCTATCCTTAAAAACTACTGATGAGGGCATCAGGCTTATTCAGGCGCCATCGGCTGTTGTTAATAAGACAATTTCAAAAGAAGTGGAGGGGCTTTCGCTTGGCAGCCATGCACTTGCCGGAGCGATGTCGCTAAAGAACAGTAAGACATTTAGTCGATCGATCTGGATTGATGTTGATTTTCAGCTGAATGAGGCCAAAAAAGTAGGCTTTGTTTTAGCCCGGGAACGCGGTACAACAAAAAAAGTAGTAGTAGGATATGATGCCGTAAAACAGGAACTTTTTATAGATTGTACAACCGCTGAATCCGCGAATAAGGATGCCATAAACCTTGTTCAGACCGCCCCTTTAAAACCGTTGAATGGGACTGTAAAGCTCCAGGTTTTGCTGGACAGATCCTCGCTGGAAATTTTTGGCAATGGAGGCGAAAAGGTGATATCCACCATGATATACCCCGGGGAAAACACCACCTACAATACCATATTTTCGGAAGGAAAATCGTTGGTGAAAAGTTTAAAGATGTGGGATATGAGCAGTAAATAA
- a CDS encoding carboxymuconolactone decarboxylase family protein: MPYIPLESHLPGITGLLEYSKESAAPIRELTQILLRGPSTLSEGDRELIATIVSHGNQCKFCTTAHTAAADLYLGENDTAQKIKENIETAPVSEKMKALLTIAKLTGQSGKNVTPTEIERAKAAGATDIEIHDTVLIAALFCLYNRYVDGLATALPADAGYYNVLADRLVNHGYTRLPQGYDHLKK; the protein is encoded by the coding sequence ATGCCTTATATTCCTCTTGAATCCCATTTACCGGGCATAACCGGGTTATTGGAGTACAGCAAAGAAAGTGCTGCACCTATTCGCGAACTGACCCAAATTTTGCTTCGCGGCCCATCGACCCTATCCGAGGGCGATCGCGAACTGATAGCAACCATTGTATCGCACGGCAACCAATGCAAGTTTTGCACCACCGCCCACACTGCCGCCGCCGACCTGTATTTAGGCGAAAATGATACCGCCCAAAAGATCAAAGAAAACATCGAGACCGCTCCTGTGAGCGAGAAAATGAAGGCACTGCTCACTATTGCCAAACTAACCGGCCAAAGTGGTAAAAATGTAACCCCCACCGAAATTGAAAGGGCCAAAGCTGCCGGTGCGACAGACATCGAAATTCACGACACGGTACTAATAGCGGCACTCTTTTGCCTGTACAACCGCTATGTTGATGGCCTGGCCACAGCGTTGCCGGCAGATGCCGGGTACTATAATGTCCTTGCAGATCGCCTGGTTAACCATGGTTACACGCGCCTGCCGCAAGGCTATGATCACTTAAAAAAATAA
- a CDS encoding TonB-dependent receptor yields the protein MKKLLFIILLLSSVNLFAQESKITGTLTDATTGQAVVGASITVKGKLTGTITDSKGNYSLNLNKIKPPFTLIISAVGYEQIESNVTSTGEVSLKLQQKSIVLNEVVSSATRINQSILQSPVSIEKMSLKAIKENPSFTFYDGLQSLKGVEAVTSSLTYKQVNTRGFNSTGNGRFLQLVDGVDNQTPGLNFSVGNLFGASDIDIESAEVIPGAASALYGPVAFNGLLSLKTKDPFKYQGLTVQVKTGMNHFGESSVKPQGLYDFAARYAKAFNDRFALKINASYLTGRDWYAENYTDVSASTPVAQRGPNNPGRDALNIYGDEVSRTLPGIGLVSRTGYEEKDLMNYNVYSLKLNGALHYRISNNLEAIYQYNFGKGTASYTGSSRFDLNNFVLQTHRVELKGSNFFIRGYSVAENSHDSYNTRSLAQFINRDWVQDLSGNTVTPDKADDTWFTRYSTAYNGSAAGVTAHDNAAARAFADQGRFLPGTAAFNAAKDASIHNYGLSGAGVFSASKFYHADGQYDFTSAIKVFELLAGGSYRDYRMFTNGSLFDDKTNRVTIAEYGAFMQAAKKLFDDNLKLTASIRYDKNENFKGSFTPRFSAVYTVDKTHNFRASYQTGFRNPTPVDQFIHLNVGPITILGGAPKNSAGLNVYENSFTASSVSAFGAAIGAAVAGGTPFPQAVEQNKGLLQKSNVAYIKPEQQKAFELGYKGLIMDKLLVDVNYYYSSYTNFILNTVVIQPQDQILGADGKVTTASASDIPGGKVHAFQLYTNAPDKVSAQGASAGLTYLFDKGYALGANATLSTFNLRNANPNNIAAFNTPKWATNTTFGNSNFANNFGFNLAWHWQSAFDWYGTFNGTRPGRVDAYSVVDAQISKKLPKFKSTVKLGGSNIFNQHIYQSYGSPAIGAIYYVSIVFDDLLK from the coding sequence ATGAAAAAACTTTTATTTATCATATTGCTGCTCTCGTCCGTAAACCTGTTTGCGCAGGAAAGCAAAATAACGGGTACCCTAACTGATGCTACAACCGGCCAGGCTGTTGTGGGTGCCAGCATCACCGTTAAAGGTAAATTAACCGGTACCATTACCGACTCAAAGGGTAACTACTCCCTTAACCTCAATAAAATTAAGCCGCCCTTTACGCTCATTATATCGGCCGTGGGCTATGAGCAAATAGAAAGCAATGTTACATCCACCGGCGAAGTAAGCCTCAAATTACAGCAGAAATCCATCGTACTAAACGAGGTTGTATCATCTGCTACCCGTATTAACCAAAGCATATTGCAATCGCCGGTTAGTATCGAAAAAATGAGTTTGAAGGCCATTAAAGAAAATCCTTCATTTACGTTTTATGATGGATTGCAAAGCTTAAAAGGGGTTGAAGCGGTAACCAGCAGCTTAACCTACAAACAGGTGAACACCCGCGGCTTTAACAGCACCGGTAACGGCCGCTTTTTACAGTTGGTTGATGGAGTTGATAACCAAACACCCGGCCTTAATTTTTCGGTAGGTAACCTTTTTGGCGCATCGGATATTGATATCGAGAGTGCCGAAGTTATACCAGGTGCAGCATCAGCACTATATGGCCCGGTGGCCTTTAATGGATTGTTATCGTTAAAAACAAAAGACCCCTTCAAATACCAGGGCTTAACTGTACAGGTAAAAACGGGAATGAACCATTTTGGCGAATCGTCTGTAAAACCGCAGGGTTTGTATGATTTTGCCGCGCGGTATGCCAAAGCCTTTAACGATAGATTTGCCTTAAAAATCAATGCTTCATATTTAACCGGCAGGGATTGGTATGCCGAAAACTATACCGATGTAAGCGCATCAACCCCGGTTGCCCAACGGGGGCCTAATAACCCCGGCCGCGACGCGCTGAATATTTACGGCGATGAAGTATCGCGCACACTTCCCGGCATCGGCCTGGTATCAAGAACCGGTTACGAGGAAAAAGACCTGATGAATTATAATGTGTACAGCCTTAAGTTAAACGGCGCGTTGCACTACCGCATCAGCAATAACCTGGAAGCCATTTACCAGTACAACTTTGGTAAAGGAACCGCCAGCTACACAGGCAGCAGTCGTTTTGATTTAAATAACTTTGTTTTGCAAACCCACCGGGTGGAATTGAAAGGCAGCAACTTTTTTATCCGCGGATATTCCGTAGCCGAAAACTCGCACGACTCCTATAATACCCGCTCGCTGGCGCAGTTTATCAACCGCGATTGGGTGCAGGATTTAAGCGGCAACACCGTTACCCCCGATAAAGCCGACGATACCTGGTTTACCCGGTATTCAACAGCATACAACGGTAGCGCAGCCGGCGTAACTGCCCACGATAATGCAGCAGCACGGGCTTTTGCAGATCAGGGCCGTTTTTTACCGGGCACAGCTGCCTTCAACGCTGCCAAAGATGCATCTATCCATAACTACGGCCTAAGCGGCGCGGGTGTATTTAGCGCAAGTAAATTTTACCATGCCGATGGCCAATACGATTTTACAAGCGCTATCAAAGTGTTTGAGCTGCTGGCCGGCGGCAGCTACCGCGATTACCGCATGTTTACCAATGGCAGTTTGTTTGATGATAAAACCAACCGCGTAACCATTGCCGAATACGGGGCGTTTATGCAGGCTGCCAAAAAACTGTTTGACGATAACCTGAAGCTAACAGCCTCTATCCGTTATGACAAAAACGAAAACTTTAAAGGCAGCTTTACGCCACGCTTCTCGGCAGTTTATACGGTCGATAAAACCCATAATTTCAGGGCATCATACCAAACCGGTTTCCGGAACCCCACCCCGGTTGATCAGTTTATCCACCTTAACGTAGGCCCTATCACCATTTTAGGTGGTGCGCCCAAAAACAGTGCAGGGTTAAACGTGTATGAAAACTCGTTCACCGCATCATCAGTGAGTGCGTTCGGTGCGGCAATTGGCGCGGCTGTTGCCGGCGGAACACCTTTCCCGCAGGCGGTTGAGCAAAACAAAGGTTTATTGCAAAAATCAAATGTGGCCTACATTAAGCCCGAGCAGCAAAAGGCCTTTGAACTGGGCTATAAAGGTTTAATAATGGATAAATTACTGGTTGATGTAAATTATTACTACAGCAGCTATACCAACTTTATCCTTAACACGGTAGTAATACAGCCACAAGATCAAATATTGGGTGCGGATGGCAAGGTTACAACAGCATCGGCAAGCGATATTCCTGGTGGCAAGGTGCATGCCTTTCAGCTATACACCAACGCGCCCGATAAAGTATCGGCACAGGGTGCAAGCGCGGGTTTAACTTATTTGTTTGATAAAGGATATGCCCTGGGCGCCAATGCTACGCTATCAACATTTAATCTGCGCAACGCAAATCCAAACAATATTGCAGCTTTTAACACCCCTAAATGGGCTACCAATACCACTTTTGGCAACAGCAATTTTGCCAACAATTTTGGCTTTAACCTGGCCTGGCACTGGCAAAGCGCGTTTGACTGGTACGGCACTTTTAACGGTACGCGTCCGGGCCGTGTAGATGCTTACTCGGTGGTTGATGCACAGATTAGCAAAAAGCTACCAAAATTCAAATCGACAGTTAAGCTGGGCGGCAGCAATATTTTCAACCAGCACATTTACCAGTCATACGGTTCGCCGGCTATTGGCGCTATTTATTATGTATCGATAGTATTTGATGACCTTTTAAAATAA